CAAAAAGACTAAAGGCTACCTGTTATTATTCCACTTGGATGTCTGCTTTACATTTTAGTcccagacaaaaaaaataaaataaatctgtgTATGAATACTGCTTATTTTTGTGATCAACTTGTTGTAATTTGACAAGAAGGGGTAGTGCGGCGTTGCCGTTTCCTCTGTGCCATAGTCTCATGTGACTTTTGAACTTGGATTCAACAGCCGGTTAAACATTTTTGCACAAGTTTTATTTTAAGAAGTGAGGCAATTCAAGCACAGACTCATGTTGatcgattttatttatttttcctttaaAACATACAAatataatcttttttttaaatagaacAAGTGAAAAAAATTAAACACCAGTGGAACTACAAACAATAGAGACCCCTTCGTCAAAAACGTATAAAACACAAGGAACCAACCACAGTTCACATCTTTCTAAAACTGAGGAGCCATTCCACAAAGCACAGGAGGCACCCATAAATCTACCAAGACACGAGTGCAAATTAAATAGAACGCATCAGTACAAAGTGCTCTTTATAACAGAAGGGTCCACCAGGTTAAGGGATCACCTTTTCATCATTCCAGTATAACAGCTTTAATCCATTTacccaaatttttttttaaaaaaaggaacGTTTTTATCCTGCAGACAGAACATCAATAACAGTGGCAGTCAACAACAAAATGTGAGACGATTAAAATCTGCTCGTCAAGGCTCTATTTACTAAAATATGACCCCGTCTAGGATTTAGGATCAGCAGTCAGTCTTTTTTGATCAAATCCTTCTGTCCATGGTTGAGTCACTATTGCAGTCTTAGACTTTAGCTGGTCTTGTTTTACAAGGTACCAAACATTAAGAAACAATTAGGTGCAGACTGCCCTTCAGCAGTGTTCACCAGCCAGCGTACACAGGTTCTGCATCACAGGGAATTCCATAGTAGCGACCCTGAGGTCGCTCTTTGTGTAGCAATGGAGTTTGAGCTATGGACAGCTCCCCATCGGTGAATTTCTTTCGACGGAGCACCAGCAGAATGACAAAGAGTAAGGCCACTGGGGAAAGACAAAGAAAAACCccaaagaactttttttttaaataagtatCTATAGTAGGCTCGTAAAGGACTGAAAAATACTTACTTCATACATAAGTATAGTTTGTATTTCAAAATGTAAGTCCGCATTTTTCATTTTGCATATTTTCTAATTCCATTTAATAAAGTAAGGTGAGGTTCTGGATACGAGTCCCCGTTATATTATCAGCTTTCCACTAACAATAGTCCATAATTTCATCCCTAAAGGGATTTGAACAATTGAAACATCTTATACAGACAGCACATACACTATGAGGAAAACAGTTTTGCATGTAATCAGTTCATAAAAATTAGGATCCTTTCAGCTTCAAGCTAGCCATGTTAAAACAGAATCAGTCAGAGCAAGCATAACTGGATCTTCATAGCCTTTAACTTCAACACTAAAGATATGCTATTAATAAAATAATTCCACTGAGTATGCACTATTGACAACCTATATCTGAGATCATATTTAACGTCATGTTGGCCAAGTTAAACAACAAAACGAATAGAAAAGTCATACTTTTATCAGAGGTATATAATGTCCACATTGCTGCATTAAAGAATTTGTTAAATTTTCCCTAAAATTAATACTCACCCCCTCCTCCAATGACTAGTAGTGCAATCGTGACAGGGGCCAATTCACAAGTCTCCCCTGATTTGCGGAAGAAGGTCTCCATGCAGTAGCCTGGTGCTGTGCTGCCCTCTGGACAGAAAGCATCACTGGGACACTTGATGGGGTTCACATCTGGACTCTATTGGGGAACACTCGCTGTCACCAAACTTATGAAGGAACATTTAAAGCGCCATGGGTTCACCAGCTACAGGATAAACATTTCTGATCCCacaggagacaaattgtccttgggtgggtgggtggggtaatAGCACTCACAGGGCAATAGTGATTCTCGGGGCAGACATCACAGCTTTCCTGGCCCCAACGGATCTGGTAGAAGCCCCTGTTGCAGATCTGACACATGCTCTGATGGGAGGCCTTATGCATGCCTATCAGAAAGAAAATATTATTTGTTTGGTATTATCCCTGTTTCCTAATGTCATTACGGTGGATAGTAGTACTCACAAAAAACAGCAAGCTCAATGTAAACTACACTCACcgggccactttattaggcacacctctgcaactgctcgttaacgcaaatttctaatcagccaatcacatggcagcaactcaatgcatttaggcatgtagacatggtcaagacgatctgctgcagttcaaaccgaacatcagaatgggggagaaaggtgatttaagtgactttgaacgtggcatggttgttgatgccagacgggctggtctgagtatttcagaaactgctgatctactgggattttcacgcacaaccatctctagggtttacagagaatggtccgaaaaagagaaaatatccagtgagcggcagttctgtgggcgaaaatgccttgttgatgccagaggtcagaggagaatggccagactggttcgagctgatagaaaggcaacagtaactcaaataaccactcattacaaccgaggtatgcagaagagcatctctgaacgcacaacacgtcgaaccttgaggcagatgggctacagcagcagaagaccacaccgggtgccactcctgtcagctaagaacaggaaactgaggctacaattcgcacaggctcaccaaaattggacaatagaagattggaaaaacgttgcctggtctgatgagtctcgatttctgctgcgacattcggatggtagggtcagaatttggcgtcaacaacatgaaagcatggatccatcctgccttgtatcaacggttcaggctggtggtggtggtgtaatggtgcgggggatattttcttggcacactttgggccccttagtaccaattgagcatcgtgtcaacgccacagcctacctgagtattgttgctgaccatgtccatccctttatgaccacagtgttcccatcttctgatggctacttccagcaggataacgcgccatgtcataaagctcgaatcatctcagactggtttcttgaacatgacaatgagttcactgtactcaaatggcctccacagtcaccagatctcaatccaatagagcacctttgggatgtggtggaccgggagattcgcatcatggatgtgcagccgacaaatctgcagcaactgcgtgatgctatcatgtcaatatggaccaaactctctgaggaatgtttccagtaccttgttgaatctatgccacgaaggattaaggcagttctgaaggcaaaagggggtccaacccggtactagcaaggtgtacctaataaagtggccagtgagtgtatatgtagtAACATTGTAAAATATTAAACTCATACATTTTAGAGGATAATTCTAAGATTTATCGTAACTTCATTTCCCTAACCTGGCCGACAAGGTGTGCATTCTTTGGCGGCGGCATGAAGGGACTCTGTGCCCACAGGACAGATGTGGCACTGGGCACAGCTAGAGGAGCTGTCGAAGAGAAGCATGCTAATGACTGGAAATTGACAAAGACCGGCTGATTTCAAAGTTGCCATTACCAAATGAGGGGACTGTAGAGCATTTTCTCGCCCGTGAACTTATTTGGTGCGACTCAGTCATTGGCGCAGATTAGTTTCACAGTGGTTATAGACAAATAAGCCACACATGCTTTGTAAAAAAGGCCGTGAATGTCTGCCACTTATCTGAGGAAGATGTCGATCCTCTATGGGCAACCCTGCAAAAACCTTTCATTACATTTTTCACTTTGCAAGCAGGATGGTACGCTCCGTCAAAAAAGGTTGAATACTACATTTTGCATTAGCTAAATTATTGGCAATGTTAACCAAGGCATGCAGTAAGTAATTTGGACATTGACATCAAACCAAAAGCCATATAAAATGGCCATGATGAACAGAAAAATACACTTAGAGCAAGAAaaatcagtggaaaaaaaaacaaaaatcaatgaAAAGTATCCCAACAAGCAATTTGAAGGATAGATTCAAATTTTTTGAAACAGGGCCTCATTGTAAGGTTGTCGGACATCATTTAGCACTGTCCAGACAAAAACATCACCGATCGCACCAGTAATGAGAAATTTAATGGATCGTCTTGGTGGGCTTCAACACAGCCCAACGAGGGCAATTATTGAATCCTTCAAAAACTGTGATATATCTCCTTTTTCAAAAAAATTTGTTCTTCATTCATTTTGTTTACCCAGAATATGTTTTCAATAAGATCACATACATTTTGATTTGGTACTACTTATTGCAGTGGACACAGTCCATCCCAATTATCTATAAACTTCTACACTTGTGAGACCAGGAAGTTCTGTAGTATTAGCTACAGCTTCATGTTTTCATAATACACCAACACAGACGTCAGCAAGGAAAATAAATGTGAGGAGTCATTTTAACAGGATAGCAATGTAACTATTTTGTCAGTGGAATATATTGAGATATGTACTCTGAACTTCCCATTTTTGAAAATTAGATATGTCACAATTATATATCATGATACTACATGATATATTATTGTGATATATATCATGTATCATGATATATAATTGTgattgtgtggcggacactaggagctatgcctctcacccagcagggctgtgagctgggggcgtggtttacgttcccggactctctggtgcaaggttgttcctgtttgagtttggttttggagctcaggaataaagttcaaactcgccttcgtctcctgtgtttttcctcatcctgccacaatatatctAATTATAATTGTGATATGTCTAAAAGGTACCGCCGAGAGATGGGGACATGTGATGTAAGAGCTTTAGAAAAGCAAGTGAGCAAACACAGGTGGTTATCAAAGGTCCATCTGTGTGACCTATGGATCTCAGCACACAAACACCGACAGACACGGTGGAACTTCAAGGCAACTTACTTGCAAAATGTTCCTTTTGTGCATGGATTACATGATGTGGAATTCTGCTGTGATGAAAAAAACCCTGGAAATAGCAAACATATTTCAACTCAATGCTTTTCAACACTTTTCCCATTTTCTCAGTCACACTCAATCATCTGTGTAATCTGAGCAGGCACTCAAGTGTCTTTTGACCCAttatttttttagtttaaaaAGAGTCATATTATTATGAGAGTTATATTATCCAACATAGAATTATATTATTGTGAGAgctgtttttgttgttgatgCCTTACAGAACAACTTTAATTATTGTATGATTTTAATTTCCCCAAATTACACATTTCCCGCAAACTGTGATCGCTTCAGTTACAATTCAAAGTGCATTTAATTACTAAAGTTTGAACTGTATGATTAAAGACTGTCTAATTTAACCAGATTACTATCACAAGTTAGATGAAAGCTGGGATGTATGTAGAACATATTACCATGACATTAGGACAGCAAAGAGACAATTACAGAAATAGTCTGCTTCCATGATGTCTCACAGTGTAGGGACATAAAGAATTTACTAATTTCACAGAGAAATATCTACAAAATTATCAAATGTAGCTTTTATCTTTGTGATAATTAATCATTGTTGGTTAACATGGACACAGCTCAATTAGTTTACCAGGGGAGCAACTTCTGCAGGTGTCTGCCCCGGTCTCATTGCTGAAGGATCCAGGAGGGCATGAATTGCACACAGGGCTTCCAGCGAAACTGCGGGTATGAGAAGTAAGGATGAAACAGGTAGTCACTGAATTAACTAGTCAAACACATGCTCCTTAGAGACAAAAAGATATCCTTGACTAAAGCAGATGGTCAAAGTAGGATGAACACAAGCTTACTTTATATAGAAACCCCGACTGCATGGCAGACACTGTTGCTGTCCAGCCAGGGGCTGGAAGAATcctcttggacatgggacacagtcctcagcaaacaGGCAAAACCCTAGGTCAGGACAGCATGAGCACAGCAAAGTGCCTGGGGAAAACCAAAGAACCATACTTTAACAACCACCTTAATTTTATTTGATACAGCTGTGGAGTCATGGGGTCCAACAGGTCAAACATTCCCCTCAGTTGAAATCAGATGTGAATGGAGTTCCACTCACGGCATAATACTGCAACTTAAATCCTTCAGCCTATATCTGCGTTACATTATTATAACTAGAAACGGTTGGGCATTACAATTTAAAAGTGGATCAAAGAGGCCAATTCATGTCAAATACAGTGTGACAAACgacaaatgtgtgtgtgaaatggGTGATTAATATTTAGTGGGAAACATCCACTGCCCTATCACATTCAGACCTAGCCCGCTGTCCAGACTCACTGTTGTCGTAGTACGATCCAGGGACACAGGCCTCACAGGAGGAAATGTTGAGTGCAGAGCAGCCGGGGGTTGTGGTGCCGGGGATAAATGAAGTTGCTGTCACATCAGTCACAATCTCACCGACTGTGGTGTTCATCACAGCAGGAGCAAGTGTGGTCTGGCTTATCACCATGCCTACAAGAAAAATTCAAGATGTTGCAACATATACAATGAAAAGAGGACTGACGCAGGAAGGTGCGTGTAAGAATGTCATCTAAAATGCAAACACAACCTTTTCTTTCACAGCAGACCTAAATGAATACGATCGAGTGACCCACTTGACAAAATAGCCATCAGGGGATTTTACAGGCAGCCATTCCCTTGAAAAGGTGAAGTGTCACTGGCCTTGAAGAGTACACTGTTACCTGATTTCATATTGTCAATCCAATGAACAATAGAAGGCATGGTTAAAAGAACGAATACCCAAATAgaaaacatgaaatgaaacttCCTCAAACTCGTGAGACATTGTCACCGTGACATTCAGTGGTATGTCATGTATTTCATCTCTTCCACTAATTTACTGCACCCGGCCTGGTAGTGAGCTGAGGGGGTTAAGTACAGGCATACCTATCAACACAACAGAAACCATATTGTGATGGTAATCACATTAGCCCCATGCTTAACTGCTTTGTTGAATAAGAGCCATCCTCTTGAAGAAATGCAATTATTCGGGGAGTGGGTCATATGATTTCTCGAGTTCAGTCTGCAAATACTTCTGCCTTAGACTGTTGGACATAATCCTCGATTTAACTGGCAAATCTTTGTTTATAAAAccgaccccccctccctcccccttctcAAATTTACACAGTGAAGTTCCCACATTTTAGGGTTTATTTGAATGCAAATCTGTCTTGTGAGGGCAgctctcaaaaaaaaagaaaagaaaagaaaagaagtacAAAACAAAGTACAACACCTAGAGTTAATTCAATGAAAGAAGCTCGGATTCGTGAGCGGACAAAAAGACCTACTTTTCCTTATATGATCGTGCTGGTTGTCTTAAGGTTGCTgacaaaaaaaacttgaaatcAACTTGAGACAAATCAACGGACCTGGGATCGCAGGTACCATTTGTCAACAGAAAGATCATCAAATGTATTTCATGCAGTAATTTGTTGTTTTCCCCCCATTGGTTACTTGTCAGACTTCCCACTTCTCGCGTGCCTTTTAAACAGATCGATAGATTCAGCTTACCTAGAAGACAAGCGGTGGCGATTATG
The DNA window shown above is from Lampris incognitus isolate fLamInc1 chromosome 16, fLamInc1.hap2, whole genome shotgun sequence and carries:
- the si:dkey-21a6.5 gene encoding proprotein convertase subtilisin/kexin type 5 isoform X1, whose product is MERCGGLLPAIIATACLLGMVISQTTLAPAVMNTTVGEIVTDVTATSFIPGTTTPGCSALNISSCEACVPGSYYDNSTLLCSCCPDLGFCLFAEDCVPCPRGFFQPLAGQQQCLPCSRGFYINFAGSPVCNSCPPGSFSNETGADTCRSCSPGFFSSQQNSTSCNPCTKGTFCNSSSCAQCHICPVGTESLHAAAKECTPCRPGMHKASHQSMCQICNRGFYQIRWGQESCDVCPENHYCPSPDVNPIKCPSDAFCPEGSTAPGYCMETFFRKSGETCELAPVTIALLVIGGGVALLFVILLVLRRKKFTDGELSIAQTPLLHKERPQGRYYGIPCDAEPVYAGW
- the si:dkey-21a6.5 gene encoding proprotein convertase subtilisin/kexin type 5 isoform X2 — encoded protein: MERCGGLLPAIIATACLLGMVISQTTLAPAVMNTTVGEIVTDVTATSFIPGTTTPGCSALNISSCEACVPGSYYDNSTLLCSCCPDLGFCLFAEDCVPCPRGFFQPLAGQQQCLPCSRGFYINFAGSPVCNSCPPGSFSNETGADTCRSCSPGFFSSQQNSTSCNPCTKGTFCNSSSCAQCHICPVGTESLHAAAKECTPCRPGMHKASHQSMCQICNRGFYQIRWGQESCDVCPENHYCPSPDVNPIKCPSDAFCPEGSTAPGYCMETFFRKSGETCELAPVTIALLVIGGGEIHRWGAVHSSNSIATQRATSGSLLWNSL